The Trichosurus vulpecula isolate mTriVul1 chromosome 4, mTriVul1.pri, whole genome shotgun sequence genome contains a region encoding:
- the LOC118846251 gene encoding tubulin alpha-8 chain, with amino-acid sequence MRECISIHVGQAGVQMGNACWELYCLEHGIQPNGTMSSDRTLGVGDDSFNTFFSETGAGKHVPRAVFVDLEPSVIDEVRTGMYRQLFHPEQLISGKEDAANNYARGHYTVGKEIIDLVLERVRKLSDQCTGLQGFLIFHSFGGGTGSGFTSLLMERLSVDYGKKSKLEFAIYPAPQVSTAVVEPYNSVLTTHTTLEHSDCAFMVDNEAIYDICRRNLDIERPTYTNLNRLIGQIVSSITASLRFDGALNVDLTEFQTNLVPYPRIHFPLVTYSPIVSAEKAYHEQLSVAEISNACFEPSNQMVKCDPRHGKYMACCMLYRGDVVPKDVNAAIATIKTKRTIQFVDWCPTGFKVGINYQPPTVVPGGDLAKVQRALCMLSNTTAIAEAWARLDHKFDLMYAKRAFVHWYVGEGMEEGEFSEAREDLAALEKDYEEVGTDSVEGEDESEEY; translated from the exons ATG CGCGAGTGTATCTCCATCCATGTCGGCCAGGCTGGAGTGCAGATGGGCAATGCCTGCTGGGAATTATATTGCTTAGAGCATGGAATCCAGCCCAATGGTACCATGTCCAGTGATAGGACCTTGGGGGTTGGTGATGACTCCTTCAATACCTTCTTCAGTGAGACTGGAGCTGGCAAGCATGTCCCCAGAGCAGTCTTTGTAGACTTGGAGCCTTCGGTAATAG ATGAGGTTCGGACTGGCATGTATAGACAGCTATTCCATCCTGAGCAGCTGATCTCTGGCAAAGAGGATGCTGCTAATAACTATGCCCGGGGCCATTACACTGTTGGGAAGGAAATAATTGATCTCGTATTGGAGCGCGTCCGAAAACTG TCAGACCAATGCACAGGGCTACAGGGATTCCTGATATTTCACAGCTTTGGAGGCGGCACAGGTTCAGGTTTCACCTCTCTGCTGATGGAGAGGCTCTCTGTTGACTATGGCAAGAAGTCCAAGCTGGAGTTTGCCATCTACCCAGCCCCACAGGTATCCACAGCTGTAGTGGAGCCCTATAACTCCGTCCTTACCACTCACACCACGCTGGAGCACTCAGACTGTGCCTTCATGGTGGACAATGAAGCAATCTATGACATCTGCCGCCGGAACCTGGACATTGAGCGCCCTACATACACCAACCTCAACCGGCTCATTGGCCAGATTGTGTCCTCCATCACTGCCTCCCTGCGCTTTGATGGCGCTCTCAATGTAGACCTTACGGAGTTCCAGACCAACCTGGTGCCCTATCCTCGAATCCACTTCCCCCTCGTCACCTACTCACCCATTGTCTCTGCTGAAAAGGCCTATCACGAACAGCTCTCTGTAGCAGAGATCTCCAATGCCTGCTTTGAGCCCTCCAACCAGATGGTAAAGTGTGACCCACGTCATGGCAAGTACATGGCCTGTTGCATGCTATACCGAGGTGATGTGGTACCCAAGGACGTAAATGCCGCCATTGCCACAATCAAGACTAAGAGAACCATTCAATTCGTAGACTGGTGTCCCACTGGCTTCAAG GTTGGTATCAATTACCAGCCCCCAACTGTGGTACCTGGTGGAGACCTGGCGAAAGTACAGCGGGCACTATGCATGCTGAGTAACACAACAGCCATTGCCGAGGCATGGGCCCGTCTAGATCACAAGTTTGACCTTATGTATGCCAAGCGGGCATTTGTGCACTGGTATGTGGGTGAAGGCATGGAAGAAGGAGAGTTCTCGGAGGCTCGGGAAGATTTGGCTGCCCTAGAGAAGGATTATGAGGAGGTAGGCACAGACTCTGTAGAGGGCGAAGATGAAAGTGAGGAGTACTAG
- the RABIF gene encoding guanine nucleotide exchange factor MSS4 has protein sequence MEPEEQMNELVSAEGRNRKAVLCQRCGSRVLQPGAALFSRRQLFLPSMRKKPALADGSNPEGDFLQEHWLVDDMFTFENVGFTKDVGNIKFLVCADCEIGPIGWHCLDDKNSFYVALERVSHE, from the exons ATGGAGCCCGAGGAGCAGATGAACGAACTAGTGTCAGCCGAAGGCCGGAACAGGAAAGCCGTGCTGTGTCAGCGCTGTGGATCCCGGGTGCTGCAGCCCGGGGCCGCTCTCTTCTCCCGCAGACAG ctgttccttccttccatgaGAAAGAAACCAGCTCTGGCTGATGGCAGCAACCCAGAAGGTGATTTCCTTCAAGAACACTGGCTGGTCGATGACATGTTCACCTTTGAGAATGTGGGCTTCACCAAAGACGTGGGGAACATCAAATTTTTGGTCTGCGCAGATTGTGAAATTGGACCCATCGGCTGGCACTGCCTGGATGACAAAAATAGTTTCTATGTGGCTTTGGAGAGGGTTTCCCATGAGTGA